A stretch of DNA from Streptomyces sp. NBC_01197:
CGAAGCTGGTCGGCGCATCACCGCGCTGCCCACCGGCGAAGGCTGGCTCTACCTCGCCTGCTGGCTGGACCTGGCCACCCGCGAGGTCGTCGGCTACTCGATGGCCGACCACCACCGCGCCGACCTCGTCGTCAACGCGCTGAAGATGGCCTCCGGACGCGGCCGTCTCCAGCCCGGCTACATAGCGCATTCGGACCGCGGCAGCGAATACACCAGCAGCCACTTCCGTTACCACATAAGCGAGTTGGGCCTCCGGCAAAGCTGCGGACGCACCGGATCTTGCTTCGACAACGCCGCTGCGGAGAGTTTCTGGGCCCTGCTCAAAGAAGACATCGGCACCCGCGTCTGGCCTGACCGGGCCACCGCCCGCGCCGAGATCTTCGACTTCATCGAGACGTTTTACAACCGCCGCCGCCTCCGCAAGCACAAGGTCTTTGGCTACCTCACCCAGCCGAGACCCGACAGCGGCACCAACACGACCTCGCGGCATAAAGATCGAGTGTCCAAGATCACGGGGAAGCTTCACAACTGAGAAATCCCCAGCTCATGCAGCAGCGCCTGCGCAGAAAAAACGGGCCGCGACAGCAAGACCCTGCTGGACGCGCCGGAGGCCGGGATGGTGTGGGAGCCCGGCGAGGAAGCCTGGGAGACCAAACTCGCCGCACTCCGATCCTACCGGCGGGCCACCGGGCACCTCGCGCCGCGTCACGACGCCCTGTGGGGCGAGGGCGAGATCGAGGGACTGGTGCCGGTCGGGCAGCACATGGGCAACCTGCGCCGGAAGGGCGGTCTGGGCAAGGACGCGGAGCGGGCGGACAAGCGCGCGAAGCAGCTGAAGGCCATCGACCCCGACTGGGACTGCCCCTGGCCACTGGACTGGCAATGCCGCTACCGCCACCTCGCCGACCTCGCCGAGGACGAACCGGGCGGTGTCCTGCGGGCCATCGCACCCGGCGTACTGATGGACGGCGACGACATCGGCCGGTGGCTGGAGCGGCAGAAGAATCCGGGCACCTGGCTGCGCTTGCGCACCCTGCGCCCCACCCTGAGCCGACCGGCCGAGCTGTCGGCCGATGGAGCTGACAGGGCGCGATCGCTGCGGCGACTGAGCACCCCCAAGTCGCTCTGCTTTCGACTACTTGAACGAGATGCTGCGGTCTCCGGGGTGCGGGTGTGGCCTTGTTACAGAGTCGGGTAGTCGGTGTAGCCGCGGTGGTCGCCGCCGTAGAAGGTGTTCATGTCGGGCTGGTTCAGGGGCGCCTGGGTCTGCCAGCGGTGGACGAGGTCGGGGTTGGCGATGAAGGCGCGTCCGACGGCGACGAGGTCTGCCTGGTCGTTGTCGAGGAGGGCCTGGGCGATGGTGGCGTCGGTCACGGGGTCCCATCCGTTGCTGACGGTACGGGGGCCGGCGAAGCGGCGGGAGAGGTCCTCGATGAGGGGTGTGGTGGGGTCTCCGATGGTGTGCAGGTAGGCCAGTCCCATGGCGGACAGGGCGTCGATGAGCGTGCGGTAGGTGATGGCGGTGTCGTCCGGGTCGTCTTCGATGGCGCCGTGGAGGTTGATGGCGGGTGAGATGCGGATGCCGACGCGTTCGCTGCCGATGGCGTCGCAGACGGCCTGGGCGACCTCGATGACGAAGCGGGCGCGTGCTTGGGGCGTGCCGCCGTAGGGGTCGGTGCGCTGATTGGTGTTGGGGGCGAGGAACTGGTGGAGCAGGTAGCCGTTGGCGGCGTGGAGTTCGATGCCGTCGAGTCCGGCGTCGAGGGCGGCCCGTGCGGCGTGGGCGTATTCGTCGATGACGGAGGGGATTTTGTCGGTGTCCAGGGCGCGGGGGGTGGGGTGGGGCTGGGGACCGGTGGGGGTGAACATCTCGCCGGGGGCGGCGATGGCGCTGGGGCGACGGTTTCGGCGTGGTGCTTGTTGTCGGGGTGGGAGATGCGTCCGGCGTGCATGATCTGCGCGACGATGCGTCCGCCGTTTTGGTGGACGGCGTCGGCGACGGTGCGCCAGGCGGCGATCTGGGCGGGCGTGTGCAGGCCGGGTGAATTCATGTATCCCTGGCCCACGGTGCTGGGCTGTACGCCTTCGGTGATGATCAGTCCGGCGGTGGCCCGCTGCCCGTAGTAGTCGGCCATGAGGTCGGTCGGCACACCGTCGGGGGTGGCGCGGTTGCGGGTCATGGGCGCCATGACGATGCGGTTGGACAGTGTCCACTTGCCGACGGTCACCGGTGAGAAGAGGTCTGCCATGAGGGGTCTCCTATCGGATGAGGGCTGCGCGCGCCGTAGAGGGTGGTGCAGCCGGGGTGCTGCGGGGTGGGTGGGGTTTTCAGGTGCGCCGGATGGTGACGACGGTGTCGGTCACGGTTGCTGTCTGGCCGTTTGGGCCGGTCGCTTCGCGTTCGGGGCTGGCCAGGCGGACAGGGATGAACCGGGCCGGGTCCAGGGCGAGTTCGTCGAAGATTTCTTCGGGGCGGGGGAAACGGGTGTCGGGGTCGGTGTTCCAGGCCCAGGGGCGCACAGAGCCGTGGTCGACGATGAGGAGGAGTCCGCCGGGGGTAAGGGCCTGGGCGGCCTGGCGCAGGATGTCGGCGCGGGGGAGGTCGTAGGGGGTCTGGAGGTACTGGGCGCTGATGAGGTCGAATGTTCCGGTGGGGAAGGTTTCGGCGAGGTCGTGCTGCTGGGTGGACACGCGGTCGGTGACGCCTGCGCGTGCTGCGTGCTGTGTAAGGCGCCGCAGTGCGGTGGGGGCGATGTCGACGGCGGTGACGTGCCAGCCGTGGGTGGCGAGCCAGACGGTGTCGCCGCCTTCGCCGCAGCCCAGGTCCAGGGCACGTCCGGGAGGAGAGAGCTGGGCTGCGGTTTTGGCGAGTACCGGGTTGGGGTCGCCCTTCCACACGGCGTCTTTGCCGCGGTAGAGGTTGTCCCAGAATCGGGCCGCCTCGGCCGGGGACTGCGCGTTGTGGGTGGAGTCGTGCATCGGGTGGCCTTCTGGTCAGTGGGCGGGGGCCGGAGTGGTGGGCTCAGCCGAGGGGGACTTGGGGGGTTTCACCAGGACGGCCAGGGCGAGGACGGCGGTGGCCATGAGGGCACCGGCGACGATGAACGCGATGCGGTAGCCGTGCAGGAAGCCCTTGAGCTGCAGGGCCCGGGATGCTGCGCCGCCGGCCGGGGTGCGGGGGGTGAGGTAGCCGGTGACGGCGGCGAGGTAGAGGGTGTTGAGGAGGGCGGGGCCGAGTGCAGCGCCGATCTGCTGGCTGGTGGTGAGGGCTGCGCTGGCTACTCCGGCGTCGCGCGGATCGACTCCGGACAGTGCGACGTTGGGGCCCGCCAGGAAGAACAGGCCCACACCGACGCTCACGAGGATCTGGGTCGGCAGGACCTCCCCGGTGTAGGCGGAGGCGGTGCCCAGGCGGGTGAGCCAGAGCAGTCCTGCGGTGGCCAGGGAGGTGCCGGCGACCATCAGGGGCTTGGGGCCGAAGCGGGTGACCAGGGGCGGGCCGAGTGTGGTAGCGGCGATGATCCCGACGCTAAAGGGCAGGAAGGCGACGCCGGCCTGTAGCGGGGTGTAGTGGAGGTTGACCTGGAGGAAGTACGTCATGAAGAGGTTCATGCCGAACATGCCCGCGCCGATGAGGAGGTTGGCCAGGAACACCCCGGCCCGGTTCCGTTCCATGACCACCCGCAGCGGCAGCAGGGGGTGTGCGGTGCGGCGTTCCACGAGGACGAACGCGCTCAGCAGCAGGGCGGCGACGGCCAGGAGGATCAGGGTGGCGAGCGCTGTCCAGCCGCCGCCGTCGGCTGCCTGGGTGAAGCCGTAGACGAGGGCGACCAGCCCGCCGGTCACCAGGAGGGTGCCGGGGAGGTCGTAGTGCCGGTCGCCCGTGGCGCGGCTCTCCCGGACATAGGGGCGGGCGGCGAGGGCGACGATCAGGGCGATGGGGACGTTGATGTACATGCACCAGCGCCAGCCCGCGTACTCGGTGAGGACGCCACCCAGGAGAAGCCCGACGGCGCCTCCGCCGCCCTGGAACGCGCCGAAGATCCCGAATGCCTTGGCGCGTTCTTTGGGGTCGGTGAAGGCCACGGTGATGAGGGAGAGCGCCGCGGGTGCCAGGAGCGCGGCGAAGGCGCCCTGCAGGGCGCGTGCGGTGAACAGGGTGCCCGGGTTGGGTGCCAGGCCGCCGAGCATGGAGGCCGCGGCGAAGCCCAGCAGTCCGATGACGAGGATGCGCTTGCGGCCGGCGAAGTCGGCGATGCGCCCGCCCAGGAGCAGCAGCCCGCCGAAGGCGAGGGCGTAGGCCGTGATCATCCACTGGCGGTTGGCGTCGCCCATCGCGAGATCGCTCTGCGCCTGCGGCAGCGCGATGTTCACGATGGACACGTCCAGCACGACCATGAGGGTGGCGACCGATGCGACGATCAGGGCCATCCAGCGCCGCGGATCCGGTGCATCCGCATCCTGGGCCTTTTCGGCGGTGCGGGCGGGGGTAGACATCGGCAGCTCTCCAGAGCAATGAGGGGCAGGAGCTCGGTGGTCCACGGGAAACGTGCTCCACGACGCCAGGAGAGTGCGCCCAGTCCTGAAGAAGTTGCAATCTCTCATGCCGGTTCAGCAAGATGCGGAGCATGGACGACTTCGAGAACGTGCTGGCCGGTGTCGGGCCCCGGCTGCGGTACCTGCGCCGCCGGCACGCCATCACACTGGCCGCGCTGGCCGACCTCACAGGGATCTCGGAGAGCACGCTCTCCCGCCTGGAGGGCGGCGGCCGCAAGCCCAACCTGGAGCTGCTGCTGCCCCTGGCCCGCGCCTACAACGTCCCGCTCGACGAGCTCGTCGGCGCTCCGGAGACGGGCGACCCCCGCGTGCATCTACGCCCGGTCACGCGCGACGGCATGACGTACGTGCCGCTGACCCGCAGGCCGGGCGGCATGCACGCGCACAAGCTCGTCATCAGCCCCGCCGCGGGTGAGCCCGAGCTCCGGACGCACGAGGGCTATGAGTGGATCTACGTTCTCAACGGCAGGCTCCGCCTTCACCTTGATGACCGCGTCCTGGTGATGGCGCCGGGGGAAGTCGCGGAGTTCGACACCCACGTCCCGCACTGGCTGGGCCCCGACAACGACCAGCCCGTGGAACTGCTGGTCCTCTTCGGCAAGCAGGGCGAACGCGCCCACCTGCGCGCCCGCCCCGCCTGACGACCCGCCCACGAAGGGCAGGTCCTCCCGTTACCGGCCGGATTCGGGGGGCAGCATCGAATCCAGGCCGTGGCGGCGATCACCCAGGACCCGCTCGCACACGAGTGCCTCGTTGGCCGGGCTGAAGCCCTGCGTGGACCGGCGGCGGGCCACTGCCTCGTCGGCGTCGGCATTCACCAGGTCGGCGTTGATCGCCGCAGCCGCCGCCACTCCGGATGCCTGCACGGCGGGCAGGCCGCCCATCAGATCGGTGACGTTGCCCGCCACGTACACCCCGGGAACCTCGGTCGCGCCGCCCGGTTCGCAGGGAACGTAGGTGCCCACTCCCATAGAGTGCTCCACCGGGTCGACTCCCAGGCCAGAGAGGACTTCGCTGCGCGCCACGAACCGCGGGGCCACCACCAGCGCTTCCACCGGGATGCGCAGGCCCTCGGCCAGCCGGACAGCGCTCAGGGCGTCGTCTGTGATCTCCAGGCCGGTCACCTTGCCCTGGACGACCTCGATCCCGCGTGCCGCGAGGCGCTCCCACTGTTTCTCGCTCGGCTCGGGGCCGTTGTGGAGGAACAGCGTGACGCGCGGTGACCACTGGCGGAACAACAGCGCCTGGTGCACCGACGCGGCGCTGGTGCCCAGCACCCCGATCGCCTTGTCGCGCACTTCCCAGCCGTGGCAGTACGGGCAGTGCAGCACGTCGCGCCCCCACCGCGCCCCCAGCCCCGGCACCTCCGGCAGCTCGTCCGACAGGCCCGTCGCCACCAGCAGGCGGCGGGCACGGAACGTCCGGCCGCACTGCGTGCCCACGACGAACCCGCCGTCCGTCCGGCGTGCGGACGTCGCGCCTTCCTGAAGCAGAGTGCCCCCGTAGAGAGCCACCTCGATACGGCCGGCTTGCAGCAGATCCCGCGGCGCCACCCCGTCGCGCGTCAACAGGCCGTGGGCCGCGGCAGCGGGGGCGTTGCGCGGCTGCCCGGAATCGAGTACCAGCACCGAACGCCGGGCCCGGGCCAGGGTCAGCGCCCCCGACAGACCAGCGGTTGCACCGCCGACAACAACGACATCAAACTCTTCGGGCATCTCTTCCGTGTTCATGCGGCCCACCGTGCTGCGCCCCCCGCCACCGGTGCCACATCTCTTGCTGAACCAGCAAGGCGCTTCCCCGTAAATGGGGGTTGAGCCCACGCCGGGCGGTCGCCTCGCGAGGAGCGCCCGCTCCCCTCCGTCGACGGAGTGTCCCGTTCCGGGGCGCCGCAGCCCCGCCGGGAGGACCTCGACGGCATGCACTCCGCCGCGCTACTGAACGTTACCGCTGCCCATGATCACGCAAAGTGCTCGATCGGTGCTCATGATCACGCACGGAACGAAGCTCTGACCGGCGAAACCCGCAGGTGGGAGCCCCGCCGCCTCCCTTCTCCGTGTTCTCGCGGGCCCGTTGCCGGGCCGTCCGGGTTCGGTCAGGTCGCGCGGATCGAGGCCGGGGTGAAGGTGGGCCGACGAATTCCTTCGCCCGGCAGACCTCGTGCTGACCGCTCTGAACTCCCGCGGGTCCGGGCCCGACCCGCCCGGACCCGCGGAGTGCGGTGCGGGAGCCCGAGGCCGGACCGGGAGGGGGCCGGGTGGTCAGAAGGCCGCGAGGCCCGCGGGCGTGCCAAGTCCCGTGGGGCCGTCGTAGCCCGGCCGGCCGGTGCACTGGTAGTCGCCGCCGCAGTCGGTCACTACCACGTTGTCGCCGCCGACGACATCGTTGAGGTCGGCGGAGTGCGCGTAGAGGTAGGACGCGTCGGGGAAGCGTTCGGGATGGCCTCCCAGCCCGATCATGCCCGCGACCAGCGGCGCCGAGGCACTGGTGCCGCTGCCCACGCCCCAGCCGTCCTCGCTGTCGTAGACGGCGACTCCGGTGTCGGGGTCGGCGATCGCGGCGACGTCCGCGACCATCCGGCCGGGGCAGTTCGTGTCGTGCTGCCAGGACGGCTTGTCGACCCACGCCGAACACCCGCTGCCCGCGGCCCCCTTCCACGAGTTCCACACCGTCTCGCTCCAGCCGCGCGCGTTGTCGGCCCGGGTCAGCGACGTGCCGCCGACGGAGACCACTGAGGTCAGATCGGCGGGGAAGCTCGGCAGGCCGTAGCCGCTGTCCCCGCTGGCGACCGTAATCGCCACGCCCGGGTGGGAGTAGGACGAGGCGTACTTCACCAGCGCGCCCGATTCCGTCTCGCCGTAGCTGTTGGAGATCTCGGTCGCGCCGAGCCGGGCCGCGGTGTCCTCCGCGGCGGCGAAGTCGGCGAACTCGGTGTCGTCGCTCTCCACCAGGAGGATGCGGCACTGCGGGCAGGCGGCGGAGACCATCGCGAGATCGAGCGCGGTCTCGCCTTCCCAGCCCTGATCGTCGGGGAGCGGGCCGGCGACGCCTGCCTGGTTCGCCTTGCTGAAGCAACCGTTCGCGGTGGTGCAGGCGGGGAGGCCGTAGGTCGTGCGGTAGACGGCGAGGTCGGCTTCCGCGGTGGCATCGTCGCCGGCGTCGACCACGGCGACCGTCTGTCCCGCGCCGCCGGTGTCCGGCAGGTCGTAGGCGGCGCGCAGATCGGCCGGGCCATAACCCGCGGGCGGCGCGGCCGCACCGCGCACTCCGCGACCGCCGCCCGGGTCGGTGCGGATCTGCGCGAAGCACCGGGCATGGCCGGGCGCGGCGTTCGGGCAGACGTCACGCACCTGCGACAGGTCCCGTGGTGCCTGCGGGCCGAGTGCGACCCGTGCGGTCGGCGGGTTGGCGGAGGCAGGTACGGCCGTGGCAGGTATGACGGCAACAGGTACGGCGGTGGCGGGCGCAGCGGCGACGAGCGTCGCGGCCAACGCGACCACCAGCCCCGTACCCACCTGCCGTGGACTTCTCACTGGGCGCTCCCGATCCGGTAGGCGTGCGTGATGGTCTGGCTCAGCGTGTCCCCGGCGGCGTCGGCCGCCGTGATCCGGATCGACGGCATGGCACCGCCGCGGTCGGAGGGGTTGGGCCAGGACGCGAGATAGTCGCCGGCCGCGCCGGTGAGTGCCGCGTGGTGCCAGGTGCTCCCCCCGTCGTAGGAGACGTCCACGCCCGCGGAGGTGATCGGGCTGTCGGAGCCGGCACCGCTGACAGTCAGGTGATCGACCGTCAGGTGCAGCACCTGCCGGGAGGACGTGCTGGTGTCGGCCAGGCCCAGCCCGGCCAGGTCGTAGTGCGCGCCCAGCATGGGGAGCACCTGGCAGGGCGAGGTCGGCGACACGCCGTCGCAGTCGGACGCGCCCGCGCTCGGGGCGTCGGGCGTGTACCGCATGGTGAGATCGGTGTGGCTCGTGGTGCCGAGCGCCGACCCGTCCGCGTCCACGTCGTAGACCGCGCGGTACGCGGCCGCGGTGAGCGGTTGGCCGGCGACCGCCAGCGGCTGCGCCTGCGTGGTCTCGCCGATCTCGGTGCCGTCGCGGTACGCGGTGAGATGGAACGACGCGGGCAGGCCGAACATGAAGACGCCGGAGTGCCCAGGATCGCTGTCGCCGAAGGCCGCCAGGCCGAAATCCACCGTGCCGCCCGCGGCGCACATCGCGCAGACCCGGCCGTTCCATGACGCCGTCGAGGTCGGGGCGACTGGTCCTCTGCCCCAGTCCTCGGTGTAACCGTGCCCGGCGACGTACAGGCTGGAAGCGCTGGTGAAGGTCACGCCGTCGGGTGCGGCCACCTGCTCGGCCCAGGTCGCCTCCCCGGTGGACGCGAAGTAGTCGGTGAGTTCGGTGCCGAACGTCGCCGGCCG
This window harbors:
- a CDS encoding DDE-type integrase/transposase/recombinase, encoding MPTGEGWLYLACWLDLATREVVGYSMADHHRADLVVNALKMASGRGRLQPGYIAHSDRGSEYTSSHFRYHISELGLRQSCGRTGSCFDNAAAESFWALLKEDIGTRVWPDRATARAEIFDFIETFYNRRRLRKHKVFGYLTQPRPDSGTNTTSRHKDRVSKITGKLHN
- a CDS encoding SAM-dependent methyltransferase — translated: MHDSTHNAQSPAEAARFWDNLYRGKDAVWKGDPNPVLAKTAAQLSPPGRALDLGCGEGGDTVWLATHGWHVTAVDIAPTALRRLTQHAARAGVTDRVSTQQHDLAETFPTGTFDLISAQYLQTPYDLPRADILRQAAQALTPGGLLLIVDHGSVRPWAWNTDPDTRFPRPEEIFDELALDPARFIPVRLASPEREATGPNGQTATVTDTVVTIRRT
- a CDS encoding MFS transporter encodes the protein MSTPARTAEKAQDADAPDPRRWMALIVASVATLMVVLDVSIVNIALPQAQSDLAMGDANRQWMITAYALAFGGLLLLGGRIADFAGRKRILVIGLLGFAAASMLGGLAPNPGTLFTARALQGAFAALLAPAALSLITVAFTDPKERAKAFGIFGAFQGGGGAVGLLLGGVLTEYAGWRWCMYINVPIALIVALAARPYVRESRATGDRHYDLPGTLLVTGGLVALVYGFTQAADGGGWTALATLILLAVAALLLSAFVLVERRTAHPLLPLRVVMERNRAGVFLANLLIGAGMFGMNLFMTYFLQVNLHYTPLQAGVAFLPFSVGIIAATTLGPPLVTRFGPKPLMVAGTSLATAGLLWLTRLGTASAYTGEVLPTQILVSVGVGLFFLAGPNVALSGVDPRDAGVASAALTTSQQIGAALGPALLNTLYLAAVTGYLTPRTPAGGAASRALQLKGFLHGYRIAFIVAGALMATAVLALAVLVKPPKSPSAEPTTPAPAH
- a CDS encoding helix-turn-helix domain-containing protein gives rise to the protein MDDFENVLAGVGPRLRYLRRRHAITLAALADLTGISESTLSRLEGGGRKPNLELLLPLARAYNVPLDELVGAPETGDPRVHLRPVTRDGMTYVPLTRRPGGMHAHKLVISPAAGEPELRTHEGYEWIYVLNGRLRLHLDDRVLVMAPGEVAEFDTHVPHWLGPDNDQPVELLVLFGKQGERAHLRARPA
- a CDS encoding NAD(P)/FAD-dependent oxidoreductase, whose protein sequence is MNTEEMPEEFDVVVVGGATAGLSGALTLARARRSVLVLDSGQPRNAPAAAAHGLLTRDGVAPRDLLQAGRIEVALYGGTLLQEGATSARRTDGGFVVGTQCGRTFRARRLLVATGLSDELPEVPGLGARWGRDVLHCPYCHGWEVRDKAIGVLGTSAASVHQALLFRQWSPRVTLFLHNGPEPSEKQWERLAARGIEVVQGKVTGLEITDDALSAVRLAEGLRIPVEALVVAPRFVARSEVLSGLGVDPVEHSMGVGTYVPCEPGGATEVPGVYVAGNVTDLMGGLPAVQASGVAAAAAINADLVNADADEAVARRRSTQGFSPANEALVCERVLGDRRHGLDSMLPPESGR
- a CDS encoding S53 family peptidase, which gives rise to MRSPRQVGTGLVVALAATLVAAAPATAVPVAVIPATAVPASANPPTARVALGPQAPRDLSQVRDVCPNAAPGHARCFAQIRTDPGGGRGVRGAAAPPAGYGPADLRAAYDLPDTGGAGQTVAVVDAGDDATAEADLAVYRTTYGLPACTTANGCFSKANQAGVAGPLPDDQGWEGETALDLAMVSAACPQCRILLVESDDTEFADFAAAEDTAARLGATEISNSYGETESGALVKYASSYSHPGVAITVASGDSGYGLPSFPADLTSVVSVGGTSLTRADNARGWSETVWNSWKGAAGSGCSAWVDKPSWQHDTNCPGRMVADVAAIADPDTGVAVYDSEDGWGVGSGTSASAPLVAGMIGLGGHPERFPDASYLYAHSADLNDVVGGDNVVVTDCGGDYQCTGRPGYDGPTGLGTPAGLAAF